The DNA region TGCAGTGCTTGAGTTGATAATCAGTTAATTGTGAGTTAAGCTTAGTGTAATATTATGGTTCCTTAGGCATGTCAAGGCTGAAAACAAGAGATTTGGAGTGGTACTTCTTTAGTGTTCTTGATAAGAAGTACGGAAATGGAGCAAGGACAAACCGAGCCACAGGAAGAGGCTACTGGAAGACAACCGGAAAAGATAGGGCTGTCCAACGTAATAAGTCTCAGGTTGTGGGGATGAAGAAGACTCTAGTTTATCACAGTGGTCGGGCTCCGAAGGGTCAGAGGACTAATTGGGTGATGCATGAGTACAGACTGATTGATGAGGAGTTGGATAGAGCTGGAATTCCTCAGGTGAGGGTTCTTTATTTCctcttattttatatttttatatatataaggcgtGTGTGTATATTTTATAGTCATGTTTGTCTTCGGAAAATAGTGACTTTGTTTCAATCTTGTGTAAAATTTATGAGCATCTCACGTCCTTATCCAGTTCCCTCAAAGCTGCTTCTGGAGGGAAATAGAAAGATGCTGAAGGTAAGTAGTCAAATAGTGACTTTCTATTACCCTCTTGCCCTTGTTTGTGAGTGCTTGTGGAGTCGTCTTTTTTGTAAGTTGCTTTCGTAGTTGCATCGCCTTTTCTTATTTTGttctcctatttttttttttgggcgaaAAGGATGCATTCGTGTTATGCAGAGTCTTCCAGAAGAGTGGTGCAGGGCCGAAGAATGGGGAACAATATGGGGCACCTTTTATAGAGGAGGAATGGGAGGATGATGAGTTACAAGTGCTTCCGAAGGATGAGGCTGCTGAGGAATTTGTATTTGGTGATGATATTTATTTAGATGGAAATGACCTTGACCAGGTATCATCTCTGACGTATATGTTACTTCTCCCTTTGACAAGTTGCATAGTACACTCTAAAAAGTTAGCGTGCAGCTGTGACCAACAGGTCACACTTACTGTAAAAATATCTGACTATTTCAGCATGTCCAATTTCTTTGTTTCTCTTATTTGACAAGTTTTAAACTTAAAAGAGTGTgcttggtatggaggaaaacatttcaAACATTTTCCTTCGTACAAAACATCCTACAAAAAAGTTTGAACCTCTATGTTCTGATTTCTGGTAATGCTTCTCTTGCACCTAGATTCTTGGGACTGGTACAGCTGTCGCTGGTTCTGCTCTTCCTTTGAACTATTCTTATGGTGAAAATGGAAGTACTGAGGAGATAAATAACTCCTCTGATGCACAAAATTGGCTACAGCAACCTGATGAGCTAAAACCAACTAATATAGCTGTTCAACAGAACATTGATGCTGATAAAGTCATTCATGAATATATTGGTGAATCAAGCAAGAACGTGAACTCTAAAGATGGGGATTACTTGCTTAATCAACCAATTGTAAATGCGACTGACGGCCTCCAATATAATGATGAAGCTTTCCTCGAAGCTAATGACCTTTCAAATCCCATTGAGGTTGATAGCTCTGGTTTCGACATGCTTGGGGAATACCTTACTTACTTTGATGCAAATGATGACTTCCAGACTATGGGTTTCGATCCTTCTGTTTTCTTTGGAAATGATGACCAAATTTCTGATCAAGCACTGCTGGCTGAGAAGGTAATTTTATTTGCCAACTTCACTCCCTCTTAGCTGTTGTAGCTGTCATGTTGAGGCTTACATGTTATGTTTTCTGCTGTGTAGCAGAATATTGGTGAGGTAACCCAGCAAGCTATTGCACCAAATAAAGGGCGTTGTGAAGATATGAATGATTTCGCGTCATCCTCTAAACTGAAACCAACTAAATATGTATCGGGTAATGATATGGCTATTTTGACTTACTACCAATTATAGATATTTGCTACTTCGTCTTGGACTAGTATTAATTTTAAGTTCTATGGTTATCGGAGCTTCTGTTCCCTAATATCATTTATTATTTGCTTCTCAATATTGTAGATTATCAGTATCCATTTATGAAGAAGGCAAGCGAGATGTTGGGAAATATTCATGCTCCTCCTGCATTTGCTTCAGAATTCCCTACAAAAGATGCAGCTCTCCGTCTGAACTCATTGTCTCAGTCAGCTAGTTCAGTGCACAT from Lycium barbarum isolate Lr01 chromosome 10, ASM1917538v2, whole genome shotgun sequence includes:
- the LOC132615139 gene encoding NAC domain-containing protein 53-like isoform X1; translated protein: MSKLLAPGFRFHPTDEELVRYYLRRKIYGRPFKSDPISEIDIYKVEPWDLPGMSRLKTRDLEWYFFSVLDKKYGNGARTNRATGRGYWKTTGKDRAVQRNKSQVVGMKKTLVYHSGRAPKGQRTNWVMHEYRLIDEELDRAGIPQDAFVLCRVFQKSGAGPKNGEQYGAPFIEEEWEDDELQVLPKDEAAEEFVFGDDIYLDGNDLDQILGTGTAVAGSALPLNYSYGENGSTEEINNSSDAQNWLQQPDELKPTNIAVQQNIDADKVIHEYIGESSKNVNSKDGDYLLNQPIVNATDGLQYNDEAFLEANDLSNPIEVDSSGFDMLGEYLTYFDANDDFQTMGFDPSVFFGNDDQISDQALLAEKQNIGEVTQQAIAPNKGRCEDMNDFASSSKLKPTKYVSDYQYPFMKKASEMLGNIHAPPAFASEFPTKDAALRLNSLSQSASSVHITGGLVQIKPMGKHGDYNIVLSFGLSRGSVDSAVESFQSIHPGKTTSTVSRGWVYYLFFSFLMLLMSLGVRTLICAS
- the LOC132615139 gene encoding NAC domain-containing protein 53-like isoform X2, encoding MSKLLAPGFRFHPTDEELVRYYLRRKIYGRPFKSDPISEIDIYKVEPWDLPGMSRLKTRDLEWYFFSVLDKKYGNGARTNRATGRGYWKTTGKDRAVQRNKSQVVGMKKTLVYHSGRAPKGQRTNWVMHEYRLIDEELDRAGIPQDAFVLCRVFQKSGAGPKNGEQYGAPFIEEEWEDDELQVLPKDEAAEEFVFGDDIYLDGNDLDQILGTGTAVAGSALPLNYSYGENGSTEEINNSSDAQNWLQQPDELKPTNIAVQQNIDADKVIHEYIGESSKNVNSKDGDYLLNQPIVNATDGLQYNDEAFLEANDLSNPIEVDSSGFDMLGEYLTYFDANDDFQTMGFDPSVFFGNDDQISDQALLAEKNIGEVTQQAIAPNKGRCEDMNDFASSSKLKPTKYVSDYQYPFMKKASEMLGNIHAPPAFASEFPTKDAALRLNSLSQSASSVHITGGLVQIKPMGKHGDYNIVLSFGLSRGSVDSAVESFQSIHPGKTTSTVSRGWVYYLFFSFLMLLMSLGVRTLICAS
- the LOC132615139 gene encoding NAC domain-containing protein 53-like isoform X4, producing MSKLLAPGFRFHPTDEELVRYYLRRKIYGRPFKSDPISEIDIYKVEPWDLPGMSRLKTRDLEWYFFSVLDKKYGNGARTNRATGRGYWKTTGKDRAVQRNKSQVVGMKKTLVYHSGRAPKGQRTNWVMHEYRLIDEELDRAGIPQDAFVLCRVFQKSGAGPKNGEQYGAPFIEEEWEDDELQVLPKDEAAEEFVFGDDIYLDGNDLDQNIDADKVIHEYIGESSKNVNSKDGDYLLNQPIVNATDGLQYNDEAFLEANDLSNPIEVDSSGFDMLGEYLTYFDANDDFQTMGFDPSVFFGNDDQISDQALLAEKQNIGEVTQQAIAPNKGRCEDMNDFASSSKLKPTKYVSDYQYPFMKKASEMLGNIHAPPAFASEFPTKDAALRLNSLSQSASSVHITGGLVQIKPMGKHGDYNIVLSFGLSRGSVDSAVESFQSIHPGKTTSTVSRGWVYYLFFSFLMLLMSLGVRTLICAS
- the LOC132615139 gene encoding NAC domain-containing protein 53-like isoform X3 is translated as MSRLKTRDLEWYFFSVLDKKYGNGARTNRATGRGYWKTTGKDRAVQRNKSQVVGMKKTLVYHSGRAPKGQRTNWVMHEYRLIDEELDRAGIPQDAFVLCRVFQKSGAGPKNGEQYGAPFIEEEWEDDELQVLPKDEAAEEFVFGDDIYLDGNDLDQILGTGTAVAGSALPLNYSYGENGSTEEINNSSDAQNWLQQPDELKPTNIAVQQNIDADKVIHEYIGESSKNVNSKDGDYLLNQPIVNATDGLQYNDEAFLEANDLSNPIEVDSSGFDMLGEYLTYFDANDDFQTMGFDPSVFFGNDDQISDQALLAEKQNIGEVTQQAIAPNKGRCEDMNDFASSSKLKPTKYVSDYQYPFMKKASEMLGNIHAPPAFASEFPTKDAALRLNSLSQSASSVHITGGLVQIKPMGKHGDYNIVLSFGLSRGSVDSAVESFQSIHPGKTTSTVSRGWVYYLFFSFLMLLMSLGVRTLICAS